A stretch of Apis cerana isolate GH-2021 linkage group LG1, AcerK_1.0, whole genome shotgun sequence DNA encodes these proteins:
- the LOC108002129 gene encoding probable RNA helicase armi: protein MFSFIYTLIKYTIGNKSSNKNESDEINNVIARIENAYEKEIQEDEYFNKDANYYKIGNITLIDTDYIVVDDFYICDTVNISINNLKVGDRVYYLPLQDNHGTGYKIKKIISVIDESWDNEINVIKPQTLTKCIIGKVTERKNRLLIIEPNNIIVDLNKVQSEFIPVIGDWLKLESEVEIDEVSYNLSGEILEIKKIQPLRSKLNIGIVSYFDPIKEIGVIGKDTVFNKRICDTGYIPCVGDKVINDSIESDQGIYTWRSLTVVPVIQTSIKKTKLPMLYNTFTSKKNLNELVKDKCGIVISDNINIDLNVEEEKNVTVIVENVGNTTHVLCKGCFMIKKAHSQLSLIQPIIPNTILNPSDKLSYIFKCTAKFIGISKELFIFNFKDFEIGRIFNITIKPKTIKNKSYSKNNNVNINYIPNLDEWNEATYIPGIRPCKPPSFIKVRNMIFKVPKHYWDIISKCINEGKSQTESEYDVGNAIPCLLNRLCFESYKDRFHALLYLEEIAQTINLQQYNIDSTIMRRSGEYLVMEVPGLAEKRPSLLVGDRAIVSFKWDSSQGKLKYEGFIHKITNLEIFLKFNYKFHQEYNYDDCQVSFKCSQSVMQRCHNAINMAVHRLGQNFLFPTHVIEKESQLDIEEFEIKDNSIFKQTHQRTNSVSSESSSTSTTSTSNKSNSTIKSFTKMSVVQRLFNVEPIEQNLAMKSDIIVKDEYIKTKDGMNVIKDAMHKLPDSNSSYNIELQPIISQVRKRKLHWFNKNLNYYQKEAVKNILKGHARPLPYVIFGPPGTGKTITLCETILQILSIIPESRLLVATPSNSSANLIAERLLDSGVLKPGDMVRLIAYHCLGNDSIPSKLLPYCATAELADETTIEKIKYNGVGPKLNCTMSILGRHRITIGTCIALGILNNMGFPCGHFSHVLVDEAGQATEPEIMIPLNFIHSDYGQVVLAGDPLQLGPVVQSGIAKNFGLDDSFLLRLLRHFPYQRDPNGFETHYDPRLVTKLIINYRSLPEILELSSSLFYDSELKAQISSKKSKEAKLLQTLASELPKRKGIPPAIVFHGVNGENCKDNDSPSWYNPEEATQVYLYLLKLYKCGLSPDDIGIITPYQKQVLQIRELLMELNIELPKISSVEGFQGQERNVIIISAVRSSTNFVNEDIKHSLGFVACPRRLNVAVTRARVLVIILGNPKLLAQDPYWKSILIYCINQDSYTGCSFGFSNMEDSCIEANNSFISNEINKS, encoded by the exons atgttttcatttatatatacacttataaaatatactataggaaataaatcatcaaataaaaatgaatcagatgaaataaataatgttatagcACGCATTGAAAATgcttatgaaaaagaaatacaagaggatgaatattttaataaagatgctaattattataaaataggaaatattaCTTTGATTGATACAGATTATATAGTAgttgatgatttttatatttgtgatacagtgaatatttctataaataacttaaaagtAGGTGATAGAGTTTATTACTTGCCTTTGCAAGACAATCATGGAAcaggatataaaataaaaaagattatttctgTGATAGATGAATCATgggataatgaaataaatgttattaaaccTCAAACATTAACAAAATGTATAATTGGAAAAGTTACAGAACGTAAAAATCGATTGTTAATTATAGAacctaataatattattgttgattTAAACAAAGTACAATCTGAATTTATTCCTGTAATTGGAGATTggttaaaattagaatcagaAGTAGAGATTGATGAAGTTTCTTACAATCTTAGTGGAGAAAttttagagataaaaaaaatacaacctCTAcgatctaaattaaatattggaattgtatcttattttgacCCAATTAAAGAAATTGGTGTTATTGGAAAAGATactgtatttaataaaaggatATGTGATACTGGCTACATTCCTTGTGTTGgtgataaagtaataaatgacAGTATTGAGAGTGATCAAGGAATTTATACATGGAGGTCATTAACAGTAGTTCCAGTGATTCag acttctataaaaaaaacgaaattaccaatgttatataatacctttacatcaaaaaagaatttaaatgaacTTGTAAAAGATAAATGTGGTATTGTTATCAgtgataatataaacattgatttaaatgtagaagaagaaaaaaatgtaacagtTATTGTAGAAAATGTAGGTAATACTACTCATGTATTATGCAAAGGttgttttatgataaaaaaagccCATTCTCAATTATCTTTGATACAACCAATTATTCCTAACACAATCTTAAATCCCTCTGataaattaagttatatatttaaatgcacaGCAAAATTTATTGGTATAagcaaagaattatttatctttaattttaaagattttgaaattggacgaatttttaatattactattaaacctaaaactataaaaaataaatcatatagtaaaaataataatgttaatatcaattatataccAAACTTAGATGAATGGAATGAAGCTACATACATTCCAGGTATTCGTCCATGTAAACCACcatcatttattaaagtacgaaatatgatatttaaagttCCTAAACATTATTgggatataatatcaaaatgtataaatgaagGAAAATCACAAACTGAAAGCGAATATGATGTAGGAAATGCTATACCTTGTTTATTGAATAGACTTTGTTTTGAATCATATAAAGATCGTTTTcatgcattattatatttagaagaaattgcacaaacaataaatttgcaacaatataatatagatagtaCAATTATGAGACGTTCTGGAGAATATTTGGTTATGGAAGTACCAGGACTTGCAGAAAAACGTCCATCCCTTTTGGTTGGTGATAGAGCTATAGTATCTTTCAAATGGGATAGTTCTCAAG gaaaattaaaatatgaaggatttattcacaaaattacaaatttggaaatttttttgaaatttaattacaaatttcatcaagaatataattatgacgATTGTCAAGTATCATTTAAGTGTTCACAATCTGTCATGCAACGTTGTCATAATGCAATTAATATGGCTGTACATCGTCTTggtcaaaattttttgtttcctactcatgtaattgaaaaagaatctcAATTAGATATTGAAgagtttgaaataaaagataactCAATTTTTAAACAGACTCATCAACGGACTAATTCTGTATCATCAGAATCTTCTTCTACTAGTACTACATCTACaagtaataaatctaatagtACAATAAAATCGTTTACAAAAATGTCAGTTGTACAACGATTATTTAATGTTGAACCAATTGAGCAAAATCTAGCAATGAAATctgatataattgtaaaagatgaatatattaaaacaaaggaTGGAATGAATGTTATTAAAGATGCAATGCATAAATTGCCAGATTCAAATTcttcttataatattgaattacaaCCAATTATTTCACAAGTACGAAAACGAAAATTGCAttggtttaataaaaatttaaattattatcagaaaGAAGctgtaaaaaatatcttaaaaggACATGCACGACCATTACCTTATGTGATTTTTGGACCACCTGGTACAGGAAAAACCATTACTCTTTGTGAAACAATTctgcaaattttatcaattataccTGAAAGTCGATTATTAGTTGCAACACCATCTAATAGTTCGGCAAATCTTATAGCAGAAAGACTTTTAGATAGTGGTGTACTTAAACCTGGTGATATG GTACGACTTATAGCTTATCATTGTTTGGGTAATGATTCCATACCCAGTAAATTACTACCATACTGTGCCACTGCAGAATTAGCAGATGAAacaacaattgaaaaaataaaatataatggagTAGgaccaaaattaaattgtactaTGAGTATACTTGGACGTCACAGAATTACTATTGGTACCTGTATTGCAttgggaatattaaataacatggGTTTTCCTTGTGGACATTTTTCACATGTATTAGTTGATGAAGCAGGTCAAGCAACAGAACCAGAGATTATGATTCcacttaattttattcattctgaTTATGGGCAAGTAGTTCTTGCAGGCGATCCATTACAACTCGGACCAGTTGTACAAAGTGGAATAGCAAAAAATTTTGGTTTAGATGACTCATTTTTATTGAGATTGTTACGTCATTTTCCTTACCAAAGAGATCCTAATGGATTTGAAACACATTATGATCCTCGACTTGTCACgaaacttattataaattatcgaagtttACCAGAAATACTCGAATTATCAAgttcattattttatgattctgAATTAAAAGCGcag atatcttctaaaaaaagtaaagaagcAAAACTTTTACAAACATTAGCTTCTGAATTGCCGAAAAGAAAAGGTATTCCACCAGCTATAGTTTTTCATGGTGTAAATGGTGAAAATTGTAAAGACAACGATAGTCCAAGTTGGTATAATCCTGAAGAAGCAACTCAAGTATATCTTTATTtgttaaagttatataaatgcGGTCTTTCACCCGATGATATTGGAATTATAACTCCTTATCAAAAACAG GTTCTTCAAATTCGTGAATTACTCAtggaattaaatatagaattaccAAAAATTAGTAGCGTTGAAGGATTTCAAGGTCAAGAGCGCAATGTTATCATTATTTCAGCTGTGCGATCTTCAActaattttgtaaatgaagATATTAAACATTCTCTTGGATTTGTTGCTTGTCCTCGAAGACTTAATGTGGCAGTTACTCGAGCTCGTGTTTTAGTTATTATCTTAGGAAATCCCAAACTTTTGGCACAAGATCCATATTGGAAaagcattttaatatattgtattaatcaaGATTCTTATACTGGATGCAGTTTTGGTTTTTCCAATATGGAAGATTCTTGTATAGAagcaaataattcttttatcagtaatgaaataaacaaatcaTGA
- the LOC133667802 gene encoding uncharacterized protein LOC133667802 isoform X2, which yields MKKDRTKLLNASTSYNEFFVKPYGFCCDIKNYDPKLSASRKRSVPLFPSSGLSGGGPDIKIRIQEHDDILNFSPRSTQRNVRDRVGLRGKYLRGVDRQLVDRRLRRGFELQSLADLITSRRLRGPLQWYLEDEIAAAREIMMTKKQEMYNAEMKKNIKIAKQKEKRRRRRKKKISSKKKDKEDINEDETKNTV from the exons atgaaaaaagaCCGAACAAAGTTACTTAATGCTAGTACatcatataatgaattttttgtgAAACCTTATGGATTTTGttgtgatattaaaaattatgatccaAAATTAAGTGCATCGAGAAAAAGATCTGTGCCACTTTTTCCTTCAAGCGGTTTATCTGGTGGAGGACctgatattaaaattcgtatCCAAGAACATGAtgatattctaaatttcaGTCCACGAAGTACTCAAAGAAATGTTCGAGACCGAGTTGGTCTTCGAGGTAAATATCTTCGAGGTGTTGACAGACAACTTGTTGACAGACGTCTACGTCGAGGATTTGAATTGCAATCTTTGGCTGACTTAATCACATCTAGACGACTTAGAGGACCTCTTCAATGGTACTTAGAAGATGAAATAGCAGCAGCTCGAGAAATTATGATGACTAAAAAGCAAGAAATGTATAATgcagaaatgaaaaagaatattaaaattgctaaGCAAAAAG aaaaaagaagacgacggagaaagaaaaaaatatcaagcaagaaaaaagataaagaagatataaatgaagatgaaacgaaaaatacagtgtaa
- the LOC108002130 gene encoding eukaryotic translation initiation factor 3 subunit E has product MAKFDLTSRIGQYLDRHLVFPLLEFLSAKQIYDEDELLQAKLDILSKTNMIDYTIDIRKQLYPNLEVPEELKARRADVLQELSILQNNVSVVVALMNNEEVMKKMENMRDSKALNNYLTQESDFRVEMMDSFVKLAKYRYECGNYSVSTSYLYFYMLIMPPTDKNYLNVLWGKLASEILVQNWETALEDVNKLREYIDSNVIGNSLQVLQQRTWLIHWSLFVFFNHVKGRDLIVEMFLYRPHYLNAIQTMCPHILRYLAAAVIVNRSRRSILKDLVKVIQQESYTYRDPITEFLEHLYVNFDFDGARQKLQECQTVVFNDFFLIALLSEFVENARLMIFETFCRIHQCISIGMLAEKLNMKADVAECWIVNLIRNARLDAKIDSKLGHVVMGGQPASPYQQLVEKIETLSVRSEALENLIERKLKAKNQDPYQSSWNLDL; this is encoded by the exons ATGGCGAAATTTGATTTGACATCGCGTATAGGTCAATATCTTGATCGACATTTAGTTTTTCCACTTTTAGAATTCTTATCTGCGAAAcag ATTTACGATGAAGACGAGTTATTACAAGCTAAGCTCGATATTCTTAGCAAAACAAATATGATAGATTATACAATTGATATTCGAAAACAACTTTATCCTAACTTAGAGGTGCCTgag GAATTAAAAGCTCGTCGTGCAGATGTACTACAAGAACTtagtattttacaaaataacgTGTCTGTTGTTGTGGCACTTATGAATAATGAAGAAGTCatgaagaaaatggaaaatatgagAGATTCTAaagcattaaataattatcttactCAAGAATCTGAT TTCAGAGTGGAAATGATGGATAGTTTTGTGAAATTAGCAAAATATCGTTATGAATGTGGCAATTATTCTGTTTCtacatcatatttatatttctatatgctTATAATGCCACCAACTGATaag aattatttaaatgtacttTGGGGTAAATTAGCATCAGAAATTTTAGTGCAAAATTGGGAAACTGCATTAGAAGATGTAAACAAATTAAGAGAATACATTGATAGTAATGTGATAGGAAATTCTCTTCAAGTATTACAACAAAGAACATGGCTTATTCATTGgagtttatttgtattttttaatcatgtgAAAGGCAGAGATTTAATTGTAGAAATGTTTCTTTATAGACCACA TTACTTAAATGCAATTCAAACAATGTGTCCTCATATATTGAGATATTTAGCAGCAGCTGTTATTGTTAATCGTTCTAGACGATCTATATTAAAAGATCTTGTAAAAGTAATACAACAG gaaTCTTATACATATCGTGACCCCATTACGGAATTTTTAGAACATTTATAtgtcaattttgattttgatggaGCAAgacaaaaattacaagaatGTCAAACAGTTGTGTTCAACGATTTTTTCTTGATTGCATTATTGAGTGAATTTGTAGAAAATGCTCGTTTAATGATCTTTGAAACATTTTGTAGAATACATCAATGTATAAGTATcgg aaTGCTTGCAGAAAAACTTAATATGAAAGCAGATGTAGCAGAATGCTGGATTGTCAATCTAATTCGTAATGCACGATTAGACGCCAAAATAGATAGCAAATTAGGACATGTTGTAATGGGTGGACAGCCTGCATCACCTTATCAACAGCtagttgaaaaaattgaaaccttAAGTGTTCGTAGTGAagcattagaaaatttaattgaacggAAATTAAAAGCTAAGAATCAAGATCCT tatcaaAGCTCATGGAACTTGGACTTATAA
- the LOC133667804 gene encoding cytochrome c oxidase assembly factor 3, mitochondrial: protein MQDEKDNEFMPKLDLVRDKNKLKYSDLIYMKQAEEIAVQKALIYKRTRTKCTIAGISIASVALGIYLYTIHAVKQETFLNDLNEPEKIIEKTNSDTNIA, encoded by the exons atgcaag atgaaaaagataatgaatTTATGCCAAAATTAGATCTTgtacgagataaaaataaactaaaatacagtgatttaatatatatgaaacaagCAGAAGAGATAGCTGTTCAAAAagcattgatatataaaagaacTCGTACAAAATGTACTATAGCAGGAATCTCTATTGCTAGTGTAGCTttaggaatttatttatatactatacatGCTGTTAAACAGGAAACTttcttaaatgatttaaatgaacctgaaaaaataattgaaaaaacaaattcagaTACAAATATTgcttag
- the LOC108002054 gene encoding dimethyladenosine transferase 1, mitochondrial yields MSTIRLPPLPSIRDILKIYHLKAMKELSQNFILNQNLADKIIKKAGVLSDCHVLEIGPGPGALTRSILKSQPKQLIVVEKDKRFEPTLEMLVDAFAAVNGKMEIIFDDIMKINMNNLFPSTEMKAWTENCPRIKLIGNLPFNVSTPLIIKLLHAISEKRSAWTFGKTRMTLTFQKEVAERIIAQPLDKQRCRLSVMAQTWTRPILHFIIPGTAFIPKPKVDVGLVTFIPLTVPRTKHEFTIFEKVTRHIFSFRQKYSIRGVETLFPLEYRTELAQMMYKLADLNPQTRPIELTIENIDNLISAYKHLLKKHPDIELYDYRTSRRIVSLSHSKDIEIVECVD; encoded by the exons atgtccaCTATAAGATTACCACCTTTACCAAGTATAagagatatattgaaaatatatcatttaaaagcaATGAAAGAactttcacaaaattttattttaaatcaaaatttagcagataaaataataaaaaaagcagGAGTTCTTAGTGATTGTCATGTATTAGAAATTGGTCCTGGTCCTGGTGCATTGACtcgatctattttaaaatctcaaccaaaacaattaattgttgtagaaaaagataaaagatttgaACCTACTTTAGAAATGTTGGTAGATGCTTTTGCAGCTGTTAATggtaaaatggaaattatctttgatgatattatgaaaataaatatgaataatcttTTTCCTTCAACTGAAATGAAAGCTTGGACAGAAAACTGTCCAAGAATTAAGTTAATTGGTAACTTACCATTTAATGTTTCAACACCTcttataataaagttattacATGCAATTAGTGAAAAAAGAAGTGCATGGACATTTGGAAAAACTCGAATGACATtaacatttcaaaaagaaGTTGCTGAACGTATAATAGCTCAACCATTAGATAAACAAAGATGTAGATTATCTGTAATGGCACAAACGTGGACACGtccaattttacattttattataccag GTACAGCCTTTATTCCCAAACCAAAAGTTGATGTTGGTCTTGTAACATTCATACCTTTAACTGTTCCACGAACAAAACATGAATTTaccatttttgaaaaagtaacACGACACATCTTTAGTTTTCGtcaaaaatatagtatacGAGGTGTTGA gACATTATTTCCTCTAGAATACCGAACTGAATTAGCTCAAATGATGTATAAACTTGCTGATTTGAATCCACAAACAAGACCAATAGAATtaacaatagaaaatattgataatcttATTAGtgcatataaacatttattaaaaaagcatccagatatagaattatatgattatcgTACATCTCGACGCATAGTATCATTATCTCATTCAAAAGATATAGAAATCGTAGAGtgtgtagattaa
- the LOC133667802 gene encoding uncharacterized protein LOC133667802 isoform X1, which yields MKKDRTKLLNASTSYNEFFVKPYGFCCDIKNYDPKLSASRKRSVPLFPSSGLSGGGPDIKIRIQEHDDILNFSPRSTQRNVRDRVGLRGKYLRGVDRQLVDRRLRRGFELQSLADLITSRRLRGPLQWYLEDEIAAAREIMMTKKQEMYNAEMKKNIKIAKQKVEKRRRRRKKKISSKKKDKEDINEDETKNTV from the exons atgaaaaaagaCCGAACAAAGTTACTTAATGCTAGTACatcatataatgaattttttgtgAAACCTTATGGATTTTGttgtgatattaaaaattatgatccaAAATTAAGTGCATCGAGAAAAAGATCTGTGCCACTTTTTCCTTCAAGCGGTTTATCTGGTGGAGGACctgatattaaaattcgtatCCAAGAACATGAtgatattctaaatttcaGTCCACGAAGTACTCAAAGAAATGTTCGAGACCGAGTTGGTCTTCGAGGTAAATATCTTCGAGGTGTTGACAGACAACTTGTTGACAGACGTCTACGTCGAGGATTTGAATTGCAATCTTTGGCTGACTTAATCACATCTAGACGACTTAGAGGACCTCTTCAATGGTACTTAGAAGATGAAATAGCAGCAGCTCGAGAAATTATGATGACTAAAAAGCAAGAAATGTATAATgcagaaatgaaaaagaatattaaaattgctaaGCAAAAAG tagaaaaaagaagacgacggagaaagaaaaaaatatcaagcaagaaaaaagataaagaagatataaatgaagatgaaacgaaaaatacagtgtaa
- the LOC108002053 gene encoding zinc finger CCCH domain-containing protein 15 homolog, with translation MPPKKTPAPSKKAEQKKKEKVIEDKTFGIKNKKGAKQQKFIQQVEKQVKSGGVNPRKLEDPNIKKLEKEKKLKEQKELALIFKPVQSQKIDKGTDPKSVVCAFFKQGQCTKGDKCKFSHDLSVERKAEKRSLYCDMRDDDKETDTMDKWDEDKLKEVVEKKHGSGNRPTTDIICKHFLEAVEKSKYGWFWECPSGQKCIYRHALPPGFVLKKDKKKEDKKDEISLEDLIETERANLGPNQTKITLETFLAWKKRKLKEKKEQALKDEEKRRNDYKAGRQVGISGREMFYFNPELAAGDGIDDGDEAISSYVREEDEGEEKIEYRELDMDRLALEASEIDTSGITVAGADRLKNNKVTNENSTVTIGEGATALAINENLFKEEDLEGLEEELEDLDLEE, from the exons ATGCCACCTAAAAAGACACCTGCTCCTAGTAAAAAAGcggaacaaaagaaaaaagaaaaagttatcgag gataaGACTTTTGgtataaaaaacaagaaaggTGCCAAACAACagaaatttattcaacaaGTAGAAAAGCAAGTAAAATCAGGTGGTGTTAATCCTCGGAAATTAGAAGAtcctaatattaaaaaacttgaaaaagaaaaaaaattaaaggagCAGAAAGAATTAGCGCTTATATTTAAACCTGTGCAATcacaaaaaatagataaag gAACTGATCCTAAATCAGTAGTATGTGCATTCTTTAAACAAGGACAATGTACAAAAGGTGACAAATGCAAATTTTCTCACGATTTGAGTGTAGAGAGAAAAGCAGAAAAACGTTCATTATATTGTGATATGAGAGATGATGATAAGGAAACTGATACAATGGATAAATGGGATgaagataaattgaaagaagtTGTTGAAAAGAAGCATGGCAGTGGTAATCGTCCTACTACAGATATT atttgtaAACATTTCTTAGAAGCagttgaaaaatcaaaatatggtTGGTTTTGGGAATGTCCATCGGgacaaaaatgtatttataggCATGCATTACCACCTGGTTTTGttcttaaaaaagataaaaaaaaagaagataaaaaagatgaaatttctttagaaGATTTAATTGAAACAGAACGAGCTAATTTAGGACCAAatcaa acTAAAATAACATTGGAGACATTTTTGgcatggaaaaaaagaaaactaaaagagaaaaaagaacaggcattgaaagatgaagaaaaaagacgAAATGATTATAAGGCTGGACGTCAAGTCGGTATATCCGGAAgagaaatgttttatttcaatccTGAACTTGCAGCTGGAGATG gcATTGATGATGGAGATGAAGCAATATCTAGTTATGTTCGGGAGGAAGatgaaggagaagaaaaaattgaatacagAGAACTTGATATGGACAGACTTGCACTTGAAGCTAGTGAAATTGATACTTCTGGAATAACTGTAGCTGGTGCagatcgattgaaaaataataaagttacaaATGAGAATTCCACag tTACAATAGGTGAAGGTGCAACTGCATTagcaattaatgaaaatttatttaaagaggaAGATTTAGAAGGtttagaagaagaattagaagatttagatttagaagagtga